In Pseudomonas deceptionensis, a single window of DNA contains:
- a CDS encoding DegT/DnrJ/EryC1/StrS family aminotransferase, with amino-acid sequence MLNTKFSPWPSFTEEEANAARDVILSNKVNYWTGQETRSFEKEFAEWSGAEYAVALANGTVALDLALKALGIGAGDEVVVTSRTFLASVSSIVNAGAVPVFADVDLDSQNFTAQTIRAVLTPRTKALICVHLAGWPCDMDPIMALADEHGLKVIEDCAQAHGAFYKGRPVGSIGHIGAWSFCQDKIMTTGGEGGMVTTNDRQLWADMWAYKDHGKSWEAVYEREHAPGFRWLHESFGTNWRMLEVQAVIGRIQLRRMQDWHLARLDNAQAIWKTAQQLPALRVPVLPDNEVHAAYKCYVFVRPECLKQDWSRDRILNEIIARGVPAFSGSCSEVYLEKAFDNTGWRPAQRLVNARELGDTSMMFMVHPTLTAQEIELTCKVISEVVQEASLM; translated from the coding sequence GTGCTGAATACTAAATTTTCTCCTTGGCCTTCTTTCACCGAAGAAGAAGCCAATGCTGCTCGCGATGTCATCTTGTCGAACAAGGTCAACTACTGGACAGGCCAGGAAACGCGCTCTTTCGAGAAAGAGTTCGCCGAGTGGTCGGGTGCTGAATATGCCGTTGCCCTGGCCAATGGCACCGTTGCCCTGGACTTGGCGTTGAAAGCGCTAGGAATAGGGGCAGGAGATGAGGTGGTTGTTACGTCCCGCACGTTCCTGGCGTCGGTTTCCAGTATCGTTAATGCCGGTGCAGTACCCGTGTTTGCCGATGTTGATCTGGACTCGCAAAATTTCACAGCGCAAACGATCCGAGCTGTTTTGACGCCACGTACCAAGGCTCTGATCTGTGTTCATTTGGCAGGATGGCCATGTGATATGGATCCGATCATGGCACTGGCCGATGAGCATGGCCTGAAAGTGATTGAAGATTGTGCCCAGGCTCACGGTGCGTTCTATAAAGGTCGGCCGGTCGGTTCTATTGGTCATATTGGTGCCTGGTCATTCTGTCAGGACAAGATCATGACCACTGGAGGTGAGGGCGGTATGGTCACCACCAATGATCGCCAGCTTTGGGCTGATATGTGGGCCTATAAAGACCACGGCAAGAGCTGGGAAGCCGTGTATGAGCGTGAGCACGCACCAGGTTTTCGTTGGCTGCATGAAAGTTTTGGTACTAACTGGCGGATGCTTGAAGTTCAGGCCGTCATTGGTCGGATTCAATTGCGTCGAATGCAGGACTGGCACCTTGCTCGCTTGGATAATGCACAGGCCATCTGGAAAACGGCTCAGCAGCTCCCGGCGCTGCGTGTTCCCGTATTGCCTGACAATGAGGTACACGCTGCTTATAAGTGTTATGTATTTGTTCGGCCTGAATGCCTGAAGCAGGATTGGTCCCGGGATCGTATTCTCAATGAAATTATCGCTCGGGGTGTGCCGGCCTTTTCCGGCTCATGCTCTGAGGTTTATCTGGAAAAGGCTTTCGACAATACCGGCTGGCGGCCGGCGCAACGCTTGGTAAATGCGAGAGAGTTGGGCGACACGAGCATGATGTTTATGGTTCATCCTACATTGACCGCGCAAGAGATCGAGTTGACCTGCAAGGTAATCAGTGAGGTTGTTCAGGAAGCTTCGTTGATGTGA
- a CDS encoding polysaccharide biosynthesis protein, with protein MDKIRAYLLNLSRRQKRVIQVTTDIVLVWLALWLAFGVRLGIDEMVNPVKLHFWLFVSAPIVAIPFFIRFGMYRAVMRYFGNDALIAIIKAVSLSSLVLAVVMYWYSTPEIAVPRSIIFNYWWLSLIMLGGLRLAMRQYFLGDWFAAAQHVPFTNRDDGLPRVAIYGAGAAGNQLVAALRMGRAMRPVAFIDDDESIADRIISGLQVYKPEHIQQMIERTGAQELLLAIPSSSRGRRREILGLLEGFPLHVRSVPGFMDLASGRVKVDDIQEVDIADLLGRDAVPAQGELLEHCIKGQCVLVTGAGGSIGSELCRQILQLGPTTLLLFDHSEFNLYSILGELEQRVNRESLSVKVLPILGSVRNPHKLLDVMKTWRVDTVYHAAAYKHVPMVEHNIAEGVLNNVIGTLNTAQAALQSGVANFVLISTDKAVRPTNVMGSTKRLAEMTLQALSREVAPVLFGDAANVSRVNKTRFTMVRFGNVLGSSGSVIPLFHKQIKAGGPLTVTHPKITRYFMTIPEAAQLVIQAGSMGQGGDVFVLDMGEPVRIVELAEKMIHLSGLSVRSEKNLHGDIEIEFTGLRPGEKLYEELLIGDNVVATRHPMIMCANEDLLSWDELKQRLSHLLEAVDQDDYVRVRQLLRDTVSGYAPEGEIVDWIHQQRRSDLS; from the coding sequence ATGGATAAAATTCGAGCGTACTTACTCAACCTTTCGCGGCGGCAAAAACGCGTTATACAGGTCACCACGGATATAGTGCTCGTTTGGCTTGCCTTGTGGCTGGCATTCGGCGTACGCCTGGGCATTGACGAGATGGTCAACCCTGTCAAATTGCATTTTTGGCTATTTGTCTCCGCCCCAATTGTAGCCATCCCCTTTTTCATCCGTTTCGGCATGTACCGCGCCGTCATGCGCTATTTTGGCAACGACGCCCTGATCGCAATCATCAAGGCTGTCAGTCTGTCTTCGCTTGTCCTGGCCGTGGTGATGTACTGGTACAGCACCCCTGAGATCGCCGTACCGCGCTCGATCATTTTCAACTACTGGTGGCTGAGCCTGATCATGCTCGGCGGTTTGCGCCTGGCCATGCGTCAATACTTCTTGGGTGATTGGTTTGCCGCTGCCCAGCATGTGCCATTCACTAACCGTGATGACGGTCTGCCGCGCGTGGCCATTTACGGTGCAGGGGCAGCTGGTAATCAATTGGTTGCTGCATTACGTATGGGCCGTGCCATGCGGCCCGTGGCGTTTATTGATGACGATGAGAGCATTGCTGATCGCATCATTTCAGGATTGCAGGTTTACAAGCCCGAGCACATTCAGCAGATGATCGAGCGTACGGGTGCGCAGGAGTTGCTATTGGCGATCCCTTCTTCATCCCGCGGTCGTCGTCGTGAGATTTTGGGTTTGCTTGAAGGGTTTCCGCTCCACGTTCGCAGTGTCCCAGGCTTTATGGACTTGGCCAGCGGACGGGTCAAGGTTGACGATATTCAGGAAGTGGATATTGCCGATTTGCTGGGCCGTGATGCGGTACCCGCGCAAGGAGAGTTGCTGGAGCATTGTATAAAAGGCCAGTGCGTCCTGGTGACGGGTGCCGGCGGGTCTATTGGTTCAGAGCTGTGTCGTCAGATTTTGCAACTGGGGCCGACAACTTTGCTGCTGTTCGATCACAGCGAGTTTAACCTGTACAGCATTCTTGGTGAGCTGGAGCAGCGGGTTAATCGCGAGTCGCTTTCAGTAAAGGTGTTGCCGATTTTGGGCTCGGTGCGTAACCCGCACAAGTTGCTGGATGTGATGAAGACCTGGCGTGTCGATACGGTCTATCACGCTGCGGCCTACAAGCACGTGCCAATGGTTGAGCACAATATTGCCGAAGGCGTGCTTAACAACGTTATTGGCACGCTCAATACCGCCCAGGCTGCCTTGCAGTCGGGTGTGGCCAACTTTGTGCTGATCTCTACTGACAAGGCTGTACGGCCGACCAATGTGATGGGCAGTACCAAGCGCCTGGCCGAGATGACGCTCCAGGCACTTAGTCGAGAAGTGGCTCCGGTGTTGTTTGGTGATGCTGCCAATGTCTCGCGGGTTAATAAAACCCGCTTCACTATGGTTCGTTTTGGCAATGTGCTGGGCTCTTCGGGCTCGGTGATTCCACTCTTTCACAAACAGATCAAGGCCGGTGGGCCGTTGACTGTGACGCACCCCAAGATCACCCGTTACTTCATGACTATCCCCGAGGCGGCGCAACTAGTGATTCAAGCCGGCTCCATGGGCCAGGGCGGTGATGTGTTTGTTCTTGATATGGGTGAGCCTGTTCGTATTGTCGAACTGGCGGAGAAGATGATTCACCTTTCCGGTTTGAGCGTGCGCTCGGAAAAAAACTTGCATGGCGATATCGAGATCGAGTTCACAGGCCTGCGCCCCGGTGAAAAGCTTTACGAAGAGTTGCTGATTGGTGACAACGTAGTAGCGACACGGCATCCGATGATCATGTGCGCTAATGAAGACCTTTTGTCCTGGGATGAGCTCAAGCAACGCCTGTCGCATTTGCTTGAGGCTGTTGATCAGGATGACTACGTAAGGGTTCGCCAACTGTTGCGCGATACCGTCAGTGGTTATGCCCCCGAGGGCGAAATTGTGGACTGGATCCATCAGCAGCGTCGTAGCGACTTATCGTGA
- a CDS encoding ComEA family DNA-binding protein, translated as MRTAFISSVFLALMVGVSSVAHAAPSAKVAEPVAVTQVAPDAHLVTINLNTADEATLQRELSGVGAAKAKAIVVYREANGNFTSTDELLEVKGIGKAIFEKNRHKVAVN; from the coding sequence ATGCGTACTGCGTTTATTTCTTCTGTGTTTTTGGCTCTGATGGTGGGTGTTTCCAGTGTGGCTCATGCTGCGCCTTCGGCAAAAGTGGCTGAACCGGTTGCTGTCACTCAAGTCGCACCGGATGCTCATTTGGTGACAATCAACCTCAATACAGCGGATGAGGCGACACTTCAGCGAGAGCTCTCTGGTGTAGGTGCCGCTAAAGCCAAGGCGATAGTGGTTTACCGCGAAGCTAACGGTAACTTCACTTCAACGGATGAACTGCTGGAGGTTAAAGGGATAGGTAAAGCGATCTTTGAGAAAAACCGCCATAAGGTGGCAGTAAACTAA
- a CDS encoding TetR/AcrR family transcriptional regulator, with protein sequence MRYSQDHKAQTHQRIIKEASGLFRRDGIGATGLQPLMKSMGLTHGGFYAHFSSKNELVEKALQHAAGQVDGLCAELFSQPQPLNAFIDAYLSEWHLTSPHEGCPLPTMSSEMAQQGQASATTDYVIDARLKQIQDTLHGPDVEDQSIVIFATLVGALVLARGAENAELKEKILDATRSALKQPTVQA encoded by the coding sequence ATGCGCTACTCACAAGATCACAAGGCCCAAACCCATCAGCGCATCATCAAGGAAGCATCCGGGCTCTTCCGAAGAGACGGGATTGGCGCAACGGGCCTGCAACCCTTAATGAAATCAATGGGGCTGACCCACGGAGGTTTCTATGCCCATTTCTCGTCCAAAAACGAGTTGGTAGAGAAAGCCCTGCAACACGCAGCCGGTCAGGTTGACGGGCTTTGTGCAGAGCTGTTCAGCCAGCCACAGCCGCTGAATGCCTTCATCGACGCCTATCTGTCTGAATGGCACCTCACCTCTCCCCATGAGGGCTGCCCGCTACCGACCATGTCCTCAGAAATGGCGCAACAGGGGCAAGCCAGCGCGACCACCGACTACGTTATCGACGCCAGGCTCAAACAGATCCAGGACACACTCCACGGACCAGACGTCGAAGACCAAAGCATCGTGATCTTCGCAACCCTCGTCGGGGCGCTGGTGCTTGCGAGAGGGGCAGAGAATGCCGAGCTAAAAGAAAAGATCCTGGACGCAACACGAAGTGCTTTGAAACAGCCCACCGTGCAAGCTTGA
- a CDS encoding DUF2897 family protein, with product MPWYAWLILIVAIGVIVGGLMTLRDTANKVELTDEQRKRVAERNAEMDAKESKDR from the coding sequence ATGCCCTGGTATGCCTGGTTAATACTTATTGTCGCCATCGGGGTTATCGTCGGCGGGCTGATGACCCTGCGCGACACAGCCAACAAAGTTGAACTGACCGATGAACAGCGCAAACGCGTAGCCGAACGCAATGCTGAAATGGATGCCAAAGAATCGAAGGACAGGTAA
- the pyrF gene encoding orotidine-5'-phosphate decarboxylase, whose protein sequence is MSDCQTPIIVALDFPTRDAALKLADQLDPKLCRVKVGKELFTSCASEIVGTLRDKGFEVFLDLKFHDIPNTTAMAVKAAAEMGVWMVNVHCSGGLRMMAACREVLDKRTGPQPLLIGVTVLTSMEREDLAGIGLDIEPQEQVLRLAALAQKAGLDGLVCSALEAQALKAAHPGLKLVTPGIRPAGSAQDDQRRILTPRQALDAGSDYLVIGRPISQAADPAKALAAVVAELA, encoded by the coding sequence ATGTCCGACTGCCAGACTCCTATTATCGTCGCCCTGGATTTCCCGACGCGTGATGCAGCACTGAAACTGGCTGATCAGTTGGACCCCAAGCTATGCCGCGTCAAAGTGGGCAAAGAGCTGTTCACCAGCTGCGCTTCGGAAATTGTCGGCACTCTGCGTGACAAGGGTTTCGAAGTGTTCCTGGATCTCAAGTTCCACGATATCCCCAATACCACGGCAATGGCGGTTAAAGCGGCTGCCGAAATGGGCGTGTGGATGGTTAACGTGCACTGTTCGGGCGGGTTGCGCATGATGGCCGCGTGCCGTGAAGTGCTCGATAAACGTACCGGCCCTCAGCCGCTGCTGATTGGTGTGACCGTGCTGACGAGCATGGAGCGTGAAGACCTTGCCGGTATAGGCCTGGATATCGAGCCTCAAGAGCAGGTGCTGCGTTTGGCTGCCCTGGCGCAAAAAGCCGGGCTGGATGGCCTCGTGTGTTCGGCTCTTGAAGCTCAAGCGCTCAAAGCTGCGCACCCGGGCCTCAAACTGGTAACCCCGGGTATTCGCCCGGCGGGCAGTGCGCAGGATGACCAGCGCCGTATTCTGACCCCGCGTCAGGCGCTGGATGCAGGCTCTGACTATCTGGTGATTGGCCGTCCAATCAGCCAGGCGGCTGACCCGGCCAAGGCGTTGGCTGCTGTGGTCGCGGAACTGGCTTAA
- a CDS encoding NADP-dependent oxidoreductase: MTAETNRQFLLAKRPVGAATRDTFTYQQVPVAQPKEGQILVKNQYLSLDPAMRGWMNEGKSYIPPVGLGEVMRALGVGKVIASAHPDFAVGDYVNGALGVQDYYVGEPRSFYKVDPNLVPLPVYLSALGMTGMTAYFALLEVGAPKAGDTVVISGAAGAVGSIAGQIAKLKGCRVVGIAGGQEKCKSLIEEFGFDGAIDYKNEDVIAGLKRECPKGVDVFFDNVGGDILDAVLSRLNLKARVVICGAISQYNNKEAVKGPANYLSLLVNRARMEGFIVFDYADRYGAAGQEMAGWLAKGQLKSKEHIVEGLETFPETLMKLFSGENNGKLILKV; encoded by the coding sequence ATGACCGCCGAGACCAACCGCCAATTCCTTCTCGCCAAACGCCCTGTGGGTGCAGCCACCCGCGATACGTTTACCTACCAGCAAGTGCCGGTTGCCCAGCCCAAAGAAGGCCAGATCCTGGTCAAGAACCAGTACCTTTCCCTCGACCCGGCCATGCGAGGCTGGATGAACGAAGGCAAGTCCTACATCCCGCCAGTGGGTCTTGGCGAAGTAATGCGCGCTTTGGGTGTAGGCAAAGTAATCGCCTCCGCGCACCCGGACTTTGCAGTGGGTGACTACGTGAACGGCGCACTCGGCGTGCAGGATTACTACGTGGGCGAACCCCGGAGTTTCTACAAGGTCGACCCGAACCTCGTCCCCTTGCCCGTGTATTTGTCCGCTTTGGGCATGACCGGCATGACCGCCTATTTCGCCTTGCTCGAAGTAGGCGCGCCTAAAGCCGGTGATACCGTGGTCATTTCCGGCGCCGCAGGTGCCGTCGGCAGTATTGCCGGGCAAATTGCCAAGCTCAAAGGCTGCCGTGTAGTAGGCATTGCGGGCGGACAAGAGAAGTGCAAATCGCTGATCGAAGAGTTCGGTTTTGACGGGGCCATCGACTACAAAAATGAAGACGTAATCGCTGGCCTGAAACGCGAATGCCCTAAAGGCGTCGATGTATTTTTCGACAACGTAGGTGGCGATATTCTTGACGCGGTACTCAGCCGCCTGAACCTCAAGGCCCGCGTCGTGATCTGCGGAGCAATCAGCCAGTACAACAACAAGGAAGCCGTAAAAGGCCCGGCCAACTACTTGTCACTGTTGGTCAATCGCGCCCGTATGGAAGGCTTTATCGTATTTGACTATGCCGATCGCTATGGCGCGGCCGGGCAAGAAATGGCGGGATGGCTGGCCAAAGGCCAACTCAAAAGCAAGGAACATATTGTCGAAGGGCTCGAAACTTTCCCGGAAACCTTGATGAAACTGTTTAGCGGGGAAAACAACGGCAAGTTGATCTTGAAAGTCTAA
- a CDS encoding SDR family oxidoreductase, producing MSMRFSGQVAVVTGAGAGIGRATALAFAAEGLKVVVADLDVASGEATAEQIRAAGGTAVFVPCDVTLEADVEQLMGQTINLYGRLDYAFNNAGIEIEHGRLADGTQSEFDAIMGVNVKGVWLCMKYQLPLMLAQGGGAIVNTASVAGLGAAPKMSIYSASKHAVIGLTKSAAIEYAKKHIRVNAVCPGVIDTDMFRRAYEADPKKAEFAAAMHPVGRIGKVEEVASAVLFLCSDGAAFTTGHALAVDGGAMAI from the coding sequence ATGAGCATGAGGTTTTCCGGGCAGGTTGCTGTGGTTACGGGGGCAGGGGCCGGCATTGGTCGGGCGACGGCTTTGGCATTTGCCGCCGAAGGCTTGAAAGTGGTTGTGGCCGATCTGGATGTGGCCAGTGGTGAGGCAACGGCTGAGCAGATCAGGGCGGCGGGCGGGACGGCCGTGTTTGTGCCGTGTGATGTGACACTTGAAGCCGATGTGGAGCAGTTGATGGGGCAGACCATTAACCTCTATGGCCGCCTCGACTATGCCTTCAACAATGCCGGAATCGAGATTGAGCATGGGCGCCTGGCCGACGGCACTCAGTCCGAGTTTGACGCAATCATGGGCGTAAACGTAAAGGGGGTCTGGTTATGCATGAAGTATCAGTTGCCGCTGATGTTGGCTCAGGGCGGCGGGGCGATCGTCAATACGGCGTCGGTTGCCGGCCTGGGAGCGGCACCGAAGATGAGCATTTATTCGGCGTCCAAGCATGCGGTGATTGGCTTGACCAAATCGGCTGCCATTGAGTACGCCAAGAAGCACATCCGGGTGAATGCGGTGTGCCCGGGTGTAATTGATACCGATATGTTCCGCCGGGCCTATGAAGCCGATCCGAAAAAGGCCGAGTTCGCCGCAGCAATGCACCCGGTTGGTCGCATAGGCAAGGTCGAGGAAGTGGCCAGTGCGGTGCTGTTTTTGTGCTCGGACGGTGCAGCCTTTACGACGGGGCATGCCTTGGCGGTAGATGGCGGGGCAATGGCTATCTGA
- a CDS encoding benzoate/H(+) symporter BenE family transporter, with amino-acid sequence MTDATQPRLHPLADTSPSAVVAGFIAMMTGYTSSLVLMFQAGQAAGLTSGQISSWIWALSIGMAICSIGLSLRYRTPITIAWSTPGAALLITSLGGVSYGEAIGAYITCAVLVIICGMTGSFERLVKRIPSSLAAALLAGILFKIGSEIFVAAQHRTGLVIGMFFTYLIVKRLSPRYAVLAALVVGTLISGLLGLLDFSGFALEVAVPVWTTPSFSLAATISIGIPLFVVAMTSQNMPGIAVLRADGYNVPASPLITTTGVASLLLAPFGSHGINLAAISAAICTGPHAHEDPKKRYTAAMWCGIFYGIAGVFGATLAALFAALPKELVLSIAALALFGSIINGLSIAMSETREREAALVTFMVTASGMTLFSVGSAFWGIVAGVLTLMILNWKTRQ; translated from the coding sequence ATGACCGACGCCACGCAGCCGCGCTTGCACCCACTGGCAGACACCTCCCCCTCGGCCGTGGTCGCAGGCTTCATTGCCATGATGACCGGCTACACCAGTTCATTGGTCCTGATGTTTCAGGCCGGCCAGGCAGCAGGGCTCACCAGCGGGCAAATCTCTTCGTGGATCTGGGCATTGTCGATCGGGATGGCCATTTGCAGCATAGGCTTGTCCTTGCGTTATCGCACACCGATCACCATCGCCTGGTCGACACCGGGCGCCGCCTTGCTGATTACAAGCCTGGGCGGGGTCAGTTACGGCGAGGCCATCGGCGCCTATATCACCTGCGCAGTGCTGGTCATTATCTGCGGCATGACCGGCAGCTTCGAGCGCCTGGTCAAACGTATTCCGTCATCCCTGGCTGCCGCATTGCTGGCAGGCATCCTGTTCAAGATCGGCAGCGAAATCTTCGTCGCCGCGCAGCACCGCACCGGCCTGGTCATCGGCATGTTTTTTACCTACTTGATCGTCAAGCGCCTGTCGCCACGCTATGCGGTACTGGCGGCACTGGTGGTTGGCACCCTGATCTCGGGGTTGCTCGGGCTACTGGACTTCAGCGGTTTCGCGCTGGAAGTGGCCGTCCCGGTATGGACCACGCCTTCATTTTCGCTGGCTGCCACCATCAGCATCGGCATTCCACTGTTCGTGGTCGCCATGACCTCGCAAAACATGCCGGGCATCGCCGTACTGCGGGCTGATGGCTATAACGTCCCGGCTTCGCCGCTGATCACCACCACCGGCGTGGCTTCGTTGCTGCTCGCGCCTTTCGGCTCCCACGGGATTAACCTGGCCGCGATCAGTGCCGCCATTTGCACCGGTCCGCATGCCCACGAAGATCCAAAAAAACGTTACACCGCAGCCATGTGGTGCGGGATTTTCTATGGCATCGCCGGCGTCTTTGGCGCCACCCTCGCAGCGCTGTTTGCGGCCTTGCCCAAAGAACTGGTGCTGTCGATTGCTGCACTGGCCCTTTTTGGCTCGATCATCAATGGCCTGAGCATCGCCATGAGCGAAACCAGGGAGCGTGAGGCGGCCCTGGTTACCTTTATGGTCACCGCATCAGGCATGACCCTGTTCTCGGTCGGCTCGGCCTTTTGGGGGATTGTGGCCGGCGTGCTGACCCTGATGATCCTGAACTGGAAAACGCGCCAGTGA
- a CDS encoding GntR family transcriptional regulator, with translation MNEQLQPLKKQSRAGKAGRSGTQDDIVYAHIFEAILEQRLAPGTKLSEEALGEIFGVSRTIIRRALSRLAHEGVVLLRPNRGAVVASPSVEEARQVFLARRLVEKAITELAVVHATAEDLAQLRKMVQDERDSFSRGDRGAGIRLSGEFHLKLAEAAKNAPLISFQRSLVSQTSLIIAQYESGNRSHCSYDEHMQLIDAIEARDAAQAVHLMMHHMDHIDSKLNLDEESASDDLHAVFSHLLQTKGKGSRPAAKL, from the coding sequence ATGAACGAACAGTTGCAGCCTCTCAAGAAACAATCCCGCGCAGGCAAGGCCGGCCGCAGTGGAACCCAGGACGATATCGTCTATGCGCATATTTTTGAGGCGATCCTCGAGCAGCGTCTGGCGCCTGGCACGAAGTTGAGTGAAGAGGCTCTGGGCGAAATCTTTGGGGTGAGCCGCACCATTATTCGTCGTGCCTTGTCACGCCTGGCCCATGAGGGGGTTGTGCTGTTGCGCCCCAATCGTGGCGCGGTGGTGGCGAGCCCGAGCGTCGAAGAAGCCCGCCAGGTATTTCTGGCCCGGCGTCTGGTTGAAAAAGCCATTACTGAATTGGCGGTGGTTCATGCCACGGCCGAAGATTTGGCGCAGTTGCGCAAGATGGTGCAGGACGAGCGCGACAGTTTCTCGCGAGGCGATCGCGGTGCGGGTATCCGGTTGTCCGGCGAGTTCCACCTGAAATTGGCCGAGGCGGCAAAGAATGCGCCCCTGATCAGCTTTCAGCGCAGTCTGGTGTCGCAAACGTCGTTGATTATCGCCCAGTACGAAAGCGGTAACCGCTCGCATTGTTCCTACGACGAACATATGCAGCTGATCGATGCCATTGAGGCGCGTGATGCTGCCCAGGCCGTGCACCTGATGATGCACCACATGGATCATATCGACAGCAAGCTCAACCTCGACGAAGAAAGCGCCTCGGATGACTTGCACGCCGTGTTCTCGCACTTGCTGCAAACCAAGGGCAAAGGCTCCCGGCCTGCTGCCAAGCTCTGA
- the guaD gene encoding guanine deaminase, whose translation MTSKAYRAAILHSIADPAEVGIEASYQYFEDGLLVVDNGRIKAVGPATELLATLAADIEVTEYKDALITPGFIDTHIHFPQTGMIGAYGEQLLDWLNTYTFPCENQFADKAHADEVADIFLKELLRNGTTTALVFGSVHPQSVDALFEAAQRLDLRLIAGKVMMDRNAPDYLTDTAETGYSESKALIERWHGKGRLHYAVTPRFAPTSTPEQLTLAGKLLSEYPDVYLHTHISENLQEIEWVKSLFPERKGYLDVYDHYQLLGERSVFAHGVHLCDEECARLAETGSAVAFCPTSNLFLGSGLFNLPMAEKHKLNVGLGTDVGAGTSFSLLNTLNEAYKVMQLQGARLDPFKSLYLATLGGARALRLEDRIGNLQPGSDADFLVLDYNATPLMSYRLKQSKNIAETLFVLMTLGDDRTVQQTYAAGNLVHQR comes from the coding sequence ATGACCTCTAAAGCCTATCGCGCCGCCATTTTGCACAGCATCGCCGACCCTGCCGAAGTCGGGATCGAGGCCTCCTATCAGTATTTCGAAGACGGCTTGCTGGTAGTCGACAACGGCCGGATCAAAGCGGTTGGCCCGGCCACCGAATTGCTCGCAACACTGGCCGCAGACATAGAAGTCACCGAGTACAAGGATGCGCTGATCACACCCGGTTTTATCGACACGCACATCCACTTTCCGCAGACCGGAATGATTGGTGCCTACGGCGAACAACTACTCGACTGGCTCAACACTTACACGTTCCCGTGCGAAAACCAGTTCGCCGACAAGGCCCACGCCGATGAAGTCGCCGATATTTTCCTCAAGGAACTGCTGCGCAACGGCACCACCACCGCACTGGTGTTTGGCAGCGTGCACCCGCAGTCGGTGGATGCCCTGTTTGAAGCCGCACAACGGCTGGACCTGCGCCTGATTGCCGGCAAAGTGATGATGGACCGCAACGCGCCCGACTACCTGACCGACACGGCCGAAACAGGCTACAGCGAGAGCAAGGCGTTGATCGAGCGCTGGCACGGTAAAGGCCGGCTGCATTACGCCGTCACCCCACGTTTCGCACCCACCAGCACTCCGGAGCAATTGACCCTGGCCGGCAAGTTGCTGAGCGAATACCCGGATGTGTATCTGCACACCCATATCAGCGAGAACCTTCAGGAAATCGAGTGGGTTAAGTCACTGTTCCCTGAGCGTAAAGGCTATCTGGATGTGTACGACCACTACCAGTTGCTAGGCGAACGTTCGGTGTTTGCCCACGGTGTGCATCTGTGTGATGAGGAATGTGCGCGGCTGGCGGAAACGGGCTCGGCAGTTGCCTTCTGCCCGACGTCAAACCTGTTCCTGGGCAGCGGCCTGTTCAACCTGCCGATGGCCGAGAAGCACAAGCTCAATGTCGGACTGGGCACAGACGTCGGTGCGGGCACCAGTTTCTCGCTGCTCAACACCCTGAACGAAGCGTACAAGGTCATGCAGCTGCAAGGCGCACGCCTCGATCCGTTCAAGTCGCTGTACTTGGCAACACTGGGCGGTGCTCGGGCGCTGCGACTGGAAGACCGGATCGGTAACTTGCAACCGGGTAGCGATGCGGACTTCCTGGTGCTCGATTACAACGCCACACCGCTGATGAGCTATCGCCTCAAGCAGTCGAAAAACATCGCTGAAACGTTGTTTGTATTGATGACCCTGGGCGACGATCGCACTGTGCAACAGACCTATGCAGCGGGCAACCTGGTGCATCAGCGCTGA